One Keratinibaculum paraultunense genomic window carries:
- a CDS encoding M48 family metalloprotease, whose protein sequence is MLIGMGIALQLIANKYFKKQEFDADKFAVSICDNKDDLINALKKMELMNKVENNDEIKGFDVHPKLEKRISRIKNIYDKNPIN, encoded by the coding sequence ATGCTTATAGGAATGGGAATAGCACTACAGTTAATTGCAAACAAATATTTTAAGAAACAAGAATTTGATGCAGATAAGTTTGCTGTGAGTATTTGCGATAATAAAGATGATTTAATAAATGCATTGAAAAAAATGGAATTGATGAATAAAGTTGAAAATAATGATGAAATAAAAGGATTTGATGTACATCCAAAATTAGAAAAGAGAATAAGCAGAATAAAAAATATATATGATAAAAATCCAATTAATTAA
- a CDS encoding efflux RND transporter permease subunit, translated as METIANFIVKHKKIIIFLYLILCIVAFIGNRFVEVNYDLSLYLPKDLNSIKGKNILEEEFGIGGIAYILINDELFYEIENIVKDVETIEGVREVIWLGTVEDIFKPEDFMDENIKKEFISGNSNLIQIHFVNSNDSLETVEAIEEIKNILGEKGMVGGPAAVSHDLQYTTAKEVKYYSLLAFVIVSIILFLSLESFIEPILFFITIGAAIILNMGTNVIFDNISFTTHSVAAIIQLAVSMDYSIFLLHRYVEEKGKHKDKEQAMVESIHKTFISISSSSLTTIAGFLALMIMKYAIGKDLGMVLAKGVFFSLLSVVTLLPVLILLFDEAIEKYKHKVYMPSFKKSAAFIIKRKYIFLIIAILIAIPAYLAQSNIKYYYANEKILPESSDSNIAIKEIDKLFSNKNQLALILPKGDKLKEFQLIKELEDMEGVVDVKGLYSMVDVVIPETFIPEDVKGNFQSENYSLININLNLPMEGDITKESLNKIKTKVSNYYEEWYLTGESAIYSDLQKTTAKDFKNVNILSIILISSIILIAFKSISIPLILVFIIQLGIWINLAIPYIQGTELNFISFIIIGAIQLGATVDYAILFTSRYKENLEIISNRNDASIQTIKDTGRSILTSALILFTGTFSVYLITSMSNTKELTLLIGRGAIISLILVLMVLPSLLIMFDKIIRVSTFNWSEINDRRRR; from the coding sequence TTGGAAACTATAGCAAATTTCATTGTAAAACATAAAAAAATTATAATATTTTTGTACTTAATATTATGTATAGTAGCATTTATAGGAAATAGATTTGTAGAAGTGAATTATGATTTAAGTTTATATTTACCTAAAGATTTAAATTCAATTAAAGGGAAAAATATATTAGAAGAAGAGTTCGGTATAGGTGGCATTGCTTACATATTAATAAATGATGAACTTTTCTATGAAATAGAAAATATAGTGAAGGATGTCGAGACCATAGAAGGAGTAAGAGAGGTAATATGGCTTGGAACTGTAGAGGATATATTTAAACCCGAAGATTTTATGGATGAAAATATAAAAAAAGAATTTATTTCTGGAAATTCTAATTTAATCCAAATACATTTTGTCAATTCAAATGATTCATTAGAAACTGTGGAAGCTATAGAAGAAATAAAAAATATTCTAGGGGAAAAGGGGATGGTAGGCGGGCCTGCTGCTGTTTCTCACGATTTACAATATACAACAGCTAAGGAAGTAAAATATTATTCTTTATTAGCTTTTGTGATAGTTTCAATAATATTATTTTTATCTTTAGAATCTTTTATTGAACCAATATTGTTTTTTATCACTATAGGAGCAGCAATTATATTAAATATGGGGACAAATGTAATATTTGACAATATATCGTTTACTACACATTCTGTAGCAGCTATAATTCAATTAGCAGTGTCTATGGATTATTCTATATTTTTGCTGCATAGATATGTGGAGGAAAAAGGAAAGCATAAAGATAAAGAACAGGCTATGGTTGAATCGATACATAAAACTTTTATTTCAATATCATCTTCATCCTTGACTACTATTGCAGGTTTTTTAGCTCTTATGATTATGAAATATGCTATTGGGAAAGATTTAGGTATGGTTTTAGCCAAAGGAGTGTTTTTTAGCTTATTGTCTGTAGTTACTTTACTTCCAGTTTTGATTTTATTATTCGATGAAGCGATTGAAAAATATAAACATAAAGTTTATATGCCAAGTTTTAAGAAATCTGCAGCTTTTATCATAAAAAGAAAGTATATATTTTTAATAATAGCAATATTAATAGCAATACCAGCATATCTAGCTCAATCCAATATAAAATATTATTATGCTAATGAAAAAATTTTACCAGAATCTTCTGATTCTAATATAGCGATTAAGGAAATAGATAAATTATTTTCAAATAAAAATCAATTGGCTTTGATTTTACCTAAAGGAGATAAGTTAAAAGAATTTCAGCTTATAAAAGAATTAGAAGATATGGAAGGAGTAGTAGATGTAAAAGGATTGTATTCCATGGTAGATGTAGTAATTCCAGAAACTTTTATACCAGAAGATGTTAAAGGTAATTTTCAATCAGAGAACTATTCTTTAATCAATATAAATTTAAATTTGCCAATGGAAGGAGATATTACTAAGGAAAGTTTAAATAAAATTAAAACAAAAGTATCCAATTATTATGAAGAATGGTATCTAACTGGAGAATCGGCTATATATTCTGATTTACAGAAGACTACAGCAAAAGATTTTAAAAATGTAAATATACTATCTATAATTTTAATATCTAGCATAATTTTAATTGCATTTAAATCTATATCAATTCCTTTAATTTTAGTTTTTATTATTCAGTTAGGAATTTGGATTAATTTAGCCATTCCGTATATACAAGGAACAGAACTAAATTTTATTAGTTTTATAATAATAGGAGCTATACAACTAGGTGCAACAGTAGATTATGCAATATTATTTACATCTAGATATAAAGAAAATTTAGAAATAATTAGTAATCGAAATGATGCATCAATTCAAACAATAAAGGATACGGGAAGATCTATACTTACGTCAGCATTAATACTATTTACTGGTACTTTTAGTGTGTATTTGATTACAAGCATGTCCAATACTAAGGAATTAACTCTTTTAATAGGTAGAGGAGCTATTATATCTTTAATTTTGGTTTTAATGGTCCTTCCATCTTTATTGATTATGTTCGATAAAATTATTAGGGTTAGCACTTTTAATTGGTCTGAAATTAATGACAGAAGGAGGCGATAA
- a CDS encoding bacteriocin produces MELTLNSKFEYLNENELENIDGGVGVAVLYLTGKAALPYVVAGIKFAAFYNAYRNGNSTTVNCKQIF; encoded by the coding sequence ATGGAATTAACATTGAATAGTAAATTTGAATATTTAAACGAAAATGAACTTGAGAATATTGATGGTGGTGTTGGTGTAGCAGTATTATATTTAACCGGAAAAGCAGCATTACCGTATGTAGTTGCTGGTATAAAATTTGCTGCATTCTACAATGCTTATAGGAATGGGAATAGCACTACAGTTAATTGCAAACAAATATTTTAA
- a CDS encoding AgrD family cyclic lactone autoinducer peptide, protein MVFWGEPKCPDELKKLIGPK, encoded by the coding sequence ATAGTATTTTGGGGAGAACCAAAATGTCCAGATGAGCTAAAAAAATTAATAGGTCCCAAATAA
- a CDS encoding S8 family serine peptidase, with amino-acid sequence MKKFLRLLMVLTLIMAMTIPVMAESQLLSNSNADQYVPGELIVSIQKDNGYSTQSIRNNIVKHTSIINSKKGFNIKKSLIDTDENNIKTSNFDSNFKATVIENMGYVYLVGYSSNEYKTIDHAIKALKQELESNGLKVNSIEPNYIMHAIGEVAEDEEIQIYDVHNNQKWQYEMIKAPQAWDITPGSMDVKIAVVDTGIDYNHQSLRNYVNTSLGKNFTSSNSSDFMDRAGHGTHVAGTIASYGIVSGVMKQGTLIPVKVLGDNGSGSVYGIIEGILHAANVGADVINMSLGGGGYVQAFDNACQTAMSKGVIIVAASGNEYSSRISYPAAYDGVIAVGAVDSNRNRASFSNYGTGLDVMAPGVNVYSTVPNNGYQYMSGTSMASPHVAGVAGLMRSVNKNISVQEAADILRETAQYAGDSYYYGYGIVDAYEAVKAARGEDVIEPIFKDISTQEAAEMIAANKNNPQFVILDVRTPEEYKEAHIEGAINIDYYGDNFRSEIEKLDRDKKYLVYCRTQGRSGYTVDLMKELNFKEVYRMLGGMNKWLEEGRPVVSLEPEPEPEPDLPIYATITTITTDKTEYLRGETAKINIKVTDRDGRPMPYAWIDLYITRPNGTTFRNILLTNTSGIAVYNFNTTSSMELGTYKITANTFPTNGYENSTANTTIKLVDEVMPEPDPEPEPEPEPDLPIYATITTITTDKTEYLRGETAKINIKVTDRDGRPMPYAWIDLYITRPNGTTFRNILLTNTSGIAVYNFNTTSSMELGTYKITANTFPTNGYENSTANTTIKLVDEVMPEPDPEPEPEPDPIPIKKTLTNISTDKTSYKQGEKITATIKVTDENKNALIGATVKVTLTNPRGINETATLTTNSYGIATFTKSTCTSDPVGTYTIKVDTTLSGYEPSSASTSVWLTTGGG; translated from the coding sequence ATGAAAAAGTTTTTACGTTTATTGATGGTTTTAACGTTAATCATGGCTATGACAATTCCAGTCATGGCAGAAAGTCAATTATTATCAAATAGTAATGCAGATCAATATGTTCCAGGAGAATTGATAGTTTCTATTCAAAAGGATAATGGTTATTCAACCCAAAGTATTAGAAATAACATTGTTAAACATACTTCAATAATTAATAGTAAAAAAGGATTTAATATTAAAAAATCCCTTATTGATACTGATGAGAATAATATCAAAACAAGTAATTTTGATAGTAATTTTAAAGCAACTGTAATTGAAAATATGGGATATGTTTATTTGGTTGGTTATTCATCTAATGAATATAAAACTATAGATCATGCAATTAAGGCTTTAAAACAAGAACTAGAAAGCAATGGTTTAAAAGTAAATAGCATTGAACCAAATTATATAATGCATGCAATAGGAGAAGTTGCAGAAGATGAAGAAATTCAAATTTATGATGTTCATAATAATCAGAAATGGCAATATGAAATGATTAAAGCACCACAAGCTTGGGATATTACCCCAGGTAGTATGGATGTAAAAATAGCTGTAGTAGATACTGGAATTGACTATAATCATCAAAGTTTGAGAAACTATGTTAACACAAGTTTAGGGAAAAACTTTACAAGTTCTAATAGTTCAGATTTTATGGATAGAGCTGGTCATGGTACTCACGTAGCAGGAACAATTGCTAGTTATGGCATAGTGTCAGGAGTTATGAAACAAGGTACTTTAATACCAGTAAAAGTATTAGGCGATAATGGCAGTGGATCAGTTTATGGGATAATTGAAGGTATATTACATGCAGCTAATGTAGGAGCTGATGTAATTAATATGTCATTAGGTGGCGGAGGATATGTACAAGCATTTGATAATGCATGTCAAACAGCAATGTCAAAAGGTGTTATTATAGTAGCAGCTAGTGGTAATGAATATTCTTCCAGGATTAGTTATCCAGCAGCATATGATGGTGTAATAGCAGTAGGAGCTGTAGATTCAAATAGAAATAGGGCAAGCTTTTCTAATTATGGGACAGGCTTAGATGTCATGGCACCAGGAGTAAATGTATATAGTACAGTTCCTAATAATGGGTATCAATATATGTCAGGTACTTCAATGGCAAGTCCTCATGTAGCTGGAGTAGCAGGATTGATGCGATCAGTTAATAAAAATATTTCTGTACAAGAAGCTGCAGATATATTAAGAGAGACAGCACAATATGCAGGTGATAGCTATTACTATGGTTACGGGATAGTAGATGCTTATGAAGCAGTTAAAGCAGCTAGAGGTGAAGATGTAATAGAACCAATATTTAAGGATATTTCTACTCAAGAAGCAGCAGAAATGATAGCAGCTAATAAAAACAATCCGCAATTTGTTATTTTAGATGTAAGGACTCCAGAGGAATATAAAGAAGCCCATATTGAAGGTGCAATAAATATTGATTATTATGGGGATAATTTTAGAAGTGAGATAGAAAAACTAGACAGAGATAAAAAATATTTAGTTTATTGTAGGACTCAAGGTCGTAGCGGATATACTGTAGATTTAATGAAAGAATTGAATTTTAAAGAAGTTTATAGGATGCTTGGAGGAATGAATAAATGGTTAGAAGAAGGAAGACCTGTAGTAAGTTTAGAACCAGAACCAGAACCAGAGCCAGATTTACCTATCTATGCAACAATTACAACTATAACAACAGATAAAACAGAATATTTAAGAGGAGAAACTGCAAAGATAAATATAAAAGTAACAGATAGAGATGGCAGACCAATGCCATATGCATGGATAGATTTATATATTACAAGACCTAATGGAACTACATTTAGAAATATATTATTGACAAATACTTCAGGTATTGCTGTATATAATTTTAATACAACATCTTCAATGGAACTAGGAACTTATAAAATTACTGCAAACACTTTCCCTACAAATGGATATGAAAATAGTACTGCTAATACTACTATTAAATTAGTAGATGAAGTTATGCCAGAACCAGATCCAGAACCAGAACCAGAACCAGAGCCAGATTTACCTATCTATGCAACAATTACAACTATAACAACAGATAAAACAGAATATTTAAGAGGAGAAACTGCAAAGATAAATATAAAAGTAACAGATAGAGATGGCAGACCAATGCCATATGCATGGATAGATTTATATATTACAAGACCTAATGGAACTACATTTAGAAATATATTATTGACAAATACTTCAGGTATTGCTGTATATAATTTTAATACAACATCTTCAATGGAACTAGGAACTTATAAAATTACTGCAAACACTTTCCCTACAAATGGATATGAAAATAGTACTGCTAATACTACTATTAAATTAGTAGATGAAGTTATGCCAGAACCAGATCCAGAACCAGAACCAGAACCAGATCCAATACCAATAAAAAAGACATTAACCAATATTTCAACAGATAAAACATCTTATAAACAAGGAGAAAAAATTACAGCTACAATTAAAGTAACAGATGAAAATAAAAATGCTCTAATAGGTGCGACAGTTAAGGTTACACTTACTAATCCAAGAGGGATTAATGAAACTGCAACATTAACAACTAATTCATATGGAATTGCTACTTTTACAAAATCCACATGTACTAGTGACCCAGTAGGGACGTACACTATAAAAGTTGATACTACATTATCTGGATATGAACCCAGTTCAGCATCTACATCTGTATGGCTTACTACAGGTGGTGGCTGA
- a CDS encoding LytR/AlgR family response regulator transcription factor, which translates to MTNVLIVEDEPLIAKGLTTIINSINEEIRINITGYAEKALEYVKNMDYNMFLLDIQLKDYSGFDLAKEIRDIDKYKLTPIVFITAIPTRELMAFKEIHCYDYIVKPFKDEEVEHILKTLINYGIEMEEDTYIKIKQREYSYLINEDEIIYIESRKIIYCNHK; encoded by the coding sequence ATGACTAATGTACTAATTGTTGAGGATGAACCTTTAATTGCAAAGGGATTAACAACTATTATAAATTCAATAAACGAAGAAATAAGAATTAACATAACGGGATATGCAGAAAAAGCCCTAGAATATGTTAAAAACATGGATTACAATATGTTTTTATTAGATATTCAATTAAAAGACTATTCAGGATTTGATTTAGCTAAAGAAATCAGAGATATAGATAAATATAAACTAACCCCCATTGTATTTATAACAGCAATTCCTACAAGAGAACTAATGGCATTTAAAGAGATACATTGTTATGACTATATAGTAAAACCTTTTAAAGATGAGGAGGTAGAACATATTTTAAAAACCCTAATTAATTATGGGATAGAAATGGAAGAAGATACTTATATAAAAATAAAGCAGAGAGAATATTCTTACCTTATAAACGAAGATGAAATAATTTATATTGAATCTAGAAAAATTATTTATTGTAACCATAAATGA
- a CDS encoding QueT transporter family protein has product MNTKKLTKAGVVIALYVALTYAFSSLSYGPLQFRVSEILTLLAYIDPFYVLPLTLGNALANIGSPFGIIDVVYGTFLSFLALYSMSKTKNIYIASLWPAIFNAFIGLEIYLLSETPVNFFIVAGQIALSEFIIVSLIGVPVFKLIEKNDYIMKMLKDN; this is encoded by the coding sequence ATGAATACTAAAAAACTTACAAAAGCTGGAGTCGTGATTGCTCTATATGTGGCATTGACTTATGCTTTTTCTTCATTGTCTTATGGACCATTGCAATTTAGAGTATCAGAAATACTCACATTATTAGCCTATATAGATCCATTTTATGTACTTCCATTAACTTTAGGCAATGCTTTGGCTAATATAGGGAGTCCTTTTGGAATAATTGATGTAGTATACGGTACTTTTTTAAGTTTCCTAGCATTATATTCCATGAGTAAAACTAAAAACATATATATAGCCAGCCTCTGGCCAGCTATATTTAATGCATTCATAGGATTAGAAATATATTTATTATCAGAAACTCCTGTTAACTTCTTTATAGTAGCTGGACAAATTGCTTTATCTGAATTTATAATAGTAAGTTTAATAGGTGTACCTGTTTTTAAACTTATTGAGAAGAATGATTATATCATGAAAATGTTGAAGGATAATTAA
- a CDS encoding TetR/AcrR family transcriptional regulator, whose product MDDKNLNTKEKILSTTIELYGLKGDITVREICEKAGVNVASVNYHFGSKDNLLKKVEKHYSGLLFDIQNKIIMDKMQEPREKLIDWADALMKFVLDYPALIMLVTNLVLQDKSYNPEIIDKILGSIESKKNIQNIIYSLTHINDEEILNFKYIQLFSGVIGPIIFQMIPNIKDTNNVFMDLNNEVERKRYIENLVDTIVK is encoded by the coding sequence ATGGATGATAAAAATTTAAATACTAAAGAAAAAATTTTATCTACTACCATTGAATTATACGGACTTAAGGGAGATATTACCGTAAGAGAAATTTGTGAAAAAGCTGGAGTAAATGTTGCTTCTGTAAATTATCATTTTGGTTCAAAAGATAATTTATTAAAAAAGGTAGAAAAACATTATTCTGGATTATTATTTGATATACAAAACAAAATAATAATGGATAAGATGCAAGAGCCTAGAGAAAAATTAATAGATTGGGCAGATGCATTGATGAAGTTTGTTCTAGATTATCCAGCATTAATAATGCTAGTAACAAATTTAGTTTTACAAGATAAGAGCTATAATCCAGAAATCATAGATAAAATTTTAGGGAGTATAGAGTCTAAGAAAAATATCCAAAATATAATATATTCTCTTACACATATAAACGATGAAGAAATTTTAAATTTTAAATATATACAATTATTTTCTGGAGTAATAGGACCTATTATTTTTCAAATGATACCAAATATTAAGGATACTAATAATGTGTTTATGGATTTAAATAATGAAGTAGAAAGAAAAAGATATATAGAAAACTTAGTGGATACTATAGTGAAATAA
- a CDS encoding sensor histidine kinase, producing MKLIELIILGIFDITEYMMLSNKLVKAKKVQNSKAFKGLMLNLFILLVSILMHWYIDIEGILKNIIVMATFSLGAIYVNFIMLRDSLKNEYEIKQLQIYEDYIPRIDELINEIRVKQHEFDNHIQVLNMIAVTSTDYEDIVNFRENYIKEIEVNRDLEDLIKLDNKILVGFLYSKVKKAKELGIDFWIDIRDYGFKLKKEKDMNVIEIKNKHPYLSVESINKIFNKGYFTKSSSKRGYGLYNIKEIIKKHNGNIEVFNEKIEGENYLVFRILFGTY from the coding sequence ATGAAATTGATTGAATTAATTATATTGGGAATATTTGATATTACAGAATATATGATGCTGTCAAATAAATTAGTTAAGGCTAAAAAAGTTCAAAATAGCAAAGCATTTAAAGGGTTAATGTTAAATTTATTTATTCTACTAGTTTCCATATTAATGCATTGGTATATAGATATTGAAGGTATTTTAAAAAATATAATTGTAATGGCCACTTTTTCTTTGGGGGCAATATATGTAAATTTTATTATGTTAAGAGATAGCCTGAAGAATGAATATGAAATAAAACAATTACAAATTTATGAAGATTATATTCCCAGAATTGATGAATTAATTAATGAAATAAGGGTTAAGCAGCATGAATTTGACAATCATATTCAAGTATTAAATATGATTGCCGTTACAAGTACAGACTATGAAGATATTGTTAATTTTAGGGAAAATTATATAAAAGAGATAGAGGTAAATAGAGATTTAGAAGATTTAATTAAACTTGATAATAAAATATTAGTAGGTTTTTTGTATAGTAAAGTAAAAAAAGCTAAGGAACTAGGAATAGATTTCTGGATAGATATAAGAGACTATGGGTTTAAATTAAAAAAAGAAAAAGATATGAATGTTATAGAAATTAAAAATAAACATCCATATCTAAGTGTAGAAAGTATCAATAAGATATTTAATAAAGGATATTTTACAAAATCAAGTAGTAAAAGAGGTTATGGATTATATAATATTAAAGAAATTATAAAAAAACATAATGGTAATATAGAAGTATTTAATGAAAAAATTGAGGGAGAAAATTATTTAGTTTTTAGAATATTATTTGGGACCTATTAA
- a CDS encoding LytTR family DNA-binding domain-containing protein, whose protein sequence is MNLEKLFIVTINEEISLSTYTLKQLMDKLGGNFVQCHRGYIINMNYIEKIHKTENDIYLKGVEIPIPIGRKYKDYIRGKIYEID, encoded by the coding sequence TTGAATCTAGAAAAATTATTTATTGTAACCATAAATGAGGAGATAAGCTTATCTACCTATACTTTAAAGCAGTTAATGGACAAACTAGGGGGAAATTTTGTGCAGTGTCATAGAGGATACATAATTAATATGAACTATATAGAAAAAATTCATAAGACTGAAAATGATATTTACCTCAAAGGAGTTGAGATTCCTATACCTATAGGAAGGAAATATAAAGATTATATTAGGGGTAAGATTTATGAAATTGATTGA
- a CDS encoding HAD family hydrolase: MIIYEIPGRENIEIENIVFDYNGTIAVDGKILEGVGELFLELEKYANLYILTADTYGTVVEQCKNIPVKILTFPKENAGKSKKDIVEKIGKEKTLAVGNGFNDIPMFKEATLSIAIIEGEGASGKLLWQADIVARNIIEAINIILDKNKLKATLRN; the protein is encoded by the coding sequence TTGATAATATATGAAATACCCGGGAGAGAAAATATAGAGATTGAAAACATTGTATTTGATTATAATGGAACCATAGCAGTAGATGGGAAGATATTAGAGGGAGTAGGGGAACTTTTTTTAGAATTAGAAAAGTATGCAAATCTTTATATACTTACAGCAGATACATATGGAACTGTAGTAGAACAATGCAAAAATATTCCTGTTAAGATACTAACTTTTCCTAAAGAAAATGCAGGGAAGTCTAAAAAAGATATAGTCGAAAAAATAGGTAAAGAAAAAACTTTAGCAGTGGGAAACGGTTTTAATGATATACCTATGTTTAAAGAAGCTACATTATCTATAGCTATAATTGAGGGAGAAGGAGCTTCAGGGAAATTATTATGGCAAGCAGATATAGTAGCAAGAAATATTATAGAGGCAATAAATATTATTTTAGATAAAAATAAATTAAAGGCTACATTGAGAAACTAG
- a CDS encoding metal-dependent hydrolase family protein, which yields MTKIAFTGGLLIDGTGKKALENSLVLIKDKKIQYAGPMKDFGKDYEIIDIRGKTIMPGIIDTHLHFSGNLTDDDTEWVLEPVTQKTIVAVAQAREALEHGLTSVGEISRFGIHIRNMIEKGIIPGPRVVATGLGFCRTSGHGDSHKLPLEYNDKSHPWAERVDGPWELRKAIRRRIRENPDAIKIWTTGGGIWRHDAKADSHYCMEEIQAVVDECNMIGLPVWSHAEGYDGALNSCKAGVSAIIHGQELNEECLEIMKEKDITFCPTLQFFYEWFTVYEPPYRPILDNYPGDTIAEKELNRIIENLKNANSKGIRITVGSDSFCSSLTPYGEYAITEMYALNRAGLSEMEVIVAATKNGAEMLKIDDITGTLEEGKFADLLVVKGNPLEDIHNISVGNMEMIMKEGEFIKRE from the coding sequence ATGACAAAAATTGCTTTTACAGGTGGACTTTTAATTGATGGAACTGGGAAAAAGGCTTTAGAAAATTCTTTGGTCTTGATAAAGGATAAGAAAATTCAGTATGCTGGACCAATGAAGGATTTTGGGAAAGATTATGAAATTATTGATATCAGAGGGAAAACCATAATGCCAGGTATAATTGATACTCATTTACATTTTAGTGGAAATCTTACTGATGATGATACTGAATGGGTATTAGAACCTGTTACTCAAAAAACTATAGTAGCAGTAGCTCAAGCTAGAGAAGCATTAGAACATGGACTTACATCTGTGGGTGAAATTTCTCGATTTGGGATACATATTCGTAATATGATTGAAAAAGGGATTATTCCTGGACCTAGGGTGGTAGCAACAGGGCTTGGATTTTGTAGGACTTCTGGTCATGGAGATTCACATAAATTACCTTTAGAATATAATGACAAATCTCATCCTTGGGCAGAAAGAGTAGACGGACCTTGGGAATTGAGGAAAGCTATTAGAAGGAGAATTCGTGAAAATCCTGATGCTATTAAGATATGGACTACAGGAGGAGGAATATGGAGACATGATGCTAAGGCGGATAGCCATTATTGTATGGAAGAAATTCAAGCAGTAGTAGATGAATGTAATATGATTGGGCTACCAGTTTGGTCTCACGCTGAAGGATATGATGGAGCTCTAAATTCTTGTAAAGCAGGTGTGTCTGCAATTATTCATGGACAAGAATTAAATGAAGAATGTTTGGAAATAATGAAGGAAAAGGATATTACCTTTTGTCCGACATTACAGTTTTTTTACGAATGGTTTACAGTATACGAACCACCTTATAGACCTATATTAGATAACTATCCAGGTGATACAATAGCTGAAAAGGAATTAAATCGTATAATAGAAAATCTTAAAAATGCTAATAGTAAAGGTATAAGAATAACTGTAGGTTCAGATTCATTCTGTAGCAGTTTAACCCCTTATGGAGAATATGCTATTACTGAGATGTATGCTCTTAATAGAGCTGGGCTTTCTGAGATGGAAGTAATAGTAGCGGCTACTAAAAATGGTGCAGAGATGCTTAAAATAGATGATATTACTGGGACTCTTGAAGAAGGTAAATTTGCTGATCTATTGGTTGTTAAGGGCAATCCTCTTGAAGATATTCATAATATTTCTGTTGGAAATATGGAAATGATAATGAAAGAAGGAGAATTTATAAAAAGAGAATAG